A genomic region of Blattabacterium cuenoti contains the following coding sequences:
- a CDS encoding carboxy terminal-processing peptidase yields the protein MNIKIKKLNNIRYIIIGLFLISSLSFCSPLVEEQEKYRIVLKTIYKTLSFLHPNPIPTDNDFSQKVYNKYFEKLDNQKRFFIQKDVEDLSLYREKIDDFWVHGDPTFFNIVMKRFFQRVEEAESICFKILKTSFDFNKKEIYILGKQKFFYPKNKKKWIEKWRKHLKYLTLLEIITLKNQKKNWIPQKKNWKNTFFKNEKKSRKKVEKYIQEYFRILKIKKESEWFSIYVNTITSQYDPHTNYFSPKEKEIFDFNISGQTEGIGVELQDDKGFPTIVKLIVGGPAWKSKKIEIGDKIIRVAKNLNSESKNIVGMLLENSIRLIRGEKGTKVKLIIQKKNGSIEEVILIREIIEKKEIFAKSVIILDKDQDKYGLICLPEFYFNPENKNGRNAAKDIKKIIQELKKENIKGILIDIRNNGGGSLDTVIKIAGFFLGKVPIVQIGKPNRKKKILKSNENKILWTGPLVILVNELSASASEILASAIADYKRGIIVGSTQTYGKGTVQTLYPLNRFSFHKEKLGTLKFTINKFYRVNGSSTQLKGVNSDIVIPSNMTNIFLKYMEKNKRNPMKWDCTDPVPSLYSYYNNFFLEKIKHKSIKRLKKSKDFMTIYKIIQSLEKKFSNEKQLSLNWEEFYYENLKIKKRNENLKKLKNYMNIYGLQSFPPYYKIIFNTKESEEQKEWKKNITKDFYIAECINILRDFNEIS from the coding sequence GTGAATATTAAAATAAAAAAATTAAATAATATTAGATATATAATAATTGGTTTATTTCTGATTTCTTCATTAAGTTTCTGTTCTCCATTAGTAGAAGAACAGGAAAAGTATCGTATAGTACTCAAAACAATATATAAAACACTTTCCTTTTTACATCCAAATCCGATTCCTACAGATAATGATTTTTCACAAAAAGTATATAATAAATATTTTGAAAAATTAGACAATCAAAAACGTTTTTTTATACAAAAAGATGTAGAAGATCTTTCTTTATATCGAGAAAAAATAGACGATTTTTGGGTTCATGGAGATCCTACTTTTTTTAATATTGTTATGAAACGTTTTTTTCAAAGAGTAGAAGAAGCAGAATCTATATGTTTTAAAATATTAAAAACATCTTTTGATTTTAATAAAAAAGAAATATACATACTTGGAAAACAAAAATTTTTTTATCCAAAAAATAAAAAAAAATGGATTGAAAAATGGAGAAAACATTTAAAATATTTGACTTTATTAGAAATAATAACTTTAAAAAATCAAAAAAAAAACTGGATTCCCCAAAAAAAGAATTGGAAAAATACATTTTTTAAAAACGAAAAAAAATCAAGGAAAAAAGTAGAAAAATATATTCAGGAATATTTCAGAATATTAAAAATAAAAAAAGAATCTGAATGGTTTTCTATATATGTTAATACTATAACTTCTCAATATGATCCTCATACTAATTATTTTTCTCCTAAGGAAAAAGAAATTTTTGATTTTAACATATCTGGACAAACAGAAGGAATTGGTGTTGAATTACAAGATGATAAAGGATTTCCCACTATTGTGAAACTCATTGTTGGTGGCCCTGCGTGGAAAAGCAAAAAAATAGAAATAGGAGATAAAATCATACGAGTAGCCAAAAACCTAAACTCAGAATCGAAAAATATTGTAGGAATGTTATTAGAAAATTCGATTCGTTTAATAAGAGGGGAAAAAGGCACTAAAGTAAAATTAATTATTCAAAAAAAAAATGGATCTATAGAAGAAGTGATTCTCATTAGAGAGATAATTGAAAAAAAAGAAATTTTTGCAAAAAGTGTTATAATATTGGATAAAGATCAAGATAAATATGGATTAATCTGTTTACCAGAATTTTATTTTAATCCTGAAAATAAAAATGGAAGAAATGCAGCTAAAGATATAAAAAAAATTATTCAAGAACTAAAAAAAGAAAATATAAAAGGAATCCTGATAGATATTAGAAATAATGGAGGAGGATCTTTAGATACTGTAATCAAAATTGCTGGTTTTTTTTTAGGAAAAGTTCCTATCGTACAAATAGGAAAACCTAACAGAAAAAAAAAGATACTCAAAAGTAACGAAAATAAAATTCTATGGACAGGGCCCCTAGTTATTCTTGTGAACGAATTATCTGCTTCTGCTTCTGAAATTCTAGCTTCTGCTATAGCAGATTATAAAAGAGGAATTATTGTTGGGAGTACTCAGACATATGGAAAGGGAACTGTACAAACACTTTATCCATTAAATCGATTTTCATTTCATAAAGAAAAATTAGGAACATTAAAATTTACTATCAATAAATTTTATCGTGTAAATGGTAGTTCTACTCAATTAAAGGGAGTAAATTCCGATATAGTCATTCCAAGTAATATGACAAATATTTTTTTAAAATATATGGAAAAAAATAAAAGGAACCCCATGAAATGGGATTGCACGGATCCTGTTCCTTCCCTTTATTCTTATTATAATAATTTTTTTTTAGAAAAGATTAAACATAAAAGCATAAAACGTTTGAAAAAAAGTAAAGATTTTATGACTATTTATAAAATCATACAATCATTAGAAAAAAAATTTTCAAATGAAAAACAATTGTCTTTAAATTGGGAAGAATTTTATTATGAAAATTTAAAAATAAAAAAAAGAAATGAAAATTTAAAAAAATTAAAAAACTATATGAATATATATGGATTACAATCCTTTCCCCCCTATTACAAAATAATTTTCAATACAAAAGAATCAGAAGAACAAAAAGAATGGAAAAAAAATATTACAAAAGATTTTTATATAGCAGAATGTATCAATATATTACGAGATTTTAATGAAATTTCATAA
- the surE gene encoding 5'/3'-nucleotidase SurE, with product MNNKPIILVTNDDGIIAPGIRALVHSMNLLGDVYVVAPNKPKSGIGHAITMNTILYCDSVNIDNGNQKEWECSGTPVDCVKLAISEILPRKPDICVSGINHGSNSSINIMYSGTVSAVIEASIEGIPSVGFSLMDFDWNADFEPSKKYVYQIVKKILYNPIPEKIITLNVNIPKLKKEQIKGIKICRQAESKWIESFDKRYNPKGRTYYWLVGDFMNLDDKVDTDEWALKNGYVSIVPIQFDLTNYGILNLLKSWNFILLFFFFYRYIVYSEFEY from the coding sequence ATGAATAATAAACCAATTATTTTAGTAACAAATGATGATGGAATTATAGCTCCAGGAATTAGAGCCCTTGTTCATTCTATGAACCTTTTGGGAGATGTATATGTAGTTGCTCCAAATAAACCTAAATCTGGAATAGGACATGCAATAACAATGAATACAATATTATATTGTGATTCTGTAAATATAGATAATGGAAATCAAAAAGAATGGGAATGTTCTGGAACTCCAGTAGATTGTGTGAAATTAGCAATTAGCGAGATTCTTCCAAGAAAACCTGATATTTGTGTATCAGGAATTAATCATGGTTCAAATTCTTCTATAAATATTATGTATTCTGGAACGGTTTCTGCTGTTATTGAAGCAAGCATAGAGGGAATTCCATCTGTTGGATTTTCTCTTATGGATTTTGATTGGAATGCGGATTTTGAACCATCCAAAAAATATGTATATCAGATTGTAAAAAAAATTCTTTATAATCCTATCCCTGAAAAAATAATCACTTTAAATGTTAATATTCCTAAATTAAAAAAAGAACAAATCAAAGGAATTAAAATATGTCGACAAGCAGAGTCTAAATGGATAGAAAGTTTCGATAAACGTTATAATCCTAAAGGAAGAACTTATTATTGGTTAGTAGGAGATTTTATGAATTTAGATGACAAGGTGGATACAGATGAATGGGCATTAAAAAATGGATATGTATCCATAGTTCCTATTCAATTTGATTTAACAAATTATGGTATATTAAATCTTTTAAAATCTTGGAATTTTATTTTATTATTTTTTTTTTTTTATAGATATATAGTTTATTCTGAATTTGAATATTAA
- the ruvB gene encoding Holliday junction branch migration DNA helicase RuvB: protein MSYFLEGSLNPQTIQDFIGQYEILDNLKIFIQAAKKRKEALDHILFHGPPGLGKTTLAHIVANELCVNITVTSGSVLDKPGDLAGLLIHLKINDVIFIDEIHRLSPIVEEYLYSAMENYKIDIIIDSGSNAKSVQIDLSPFTLVGATTRSGLLTAPMRSRFGINFRLNYYEKKLLNHIVNRSAKFLNIPITEEASYEIASRSRGTPRIANALLRRIRDFAQIKGNGTIDINICNLGLQALNVDKHGLDEMDNRILSYIIDHFKGGPVGINTIATAVSENSDTIEEVYEPFLIQEGYLIRTPRGRKTTKLAYKHIKQNLKKID, encoded by the coding sequence GTGTCATATTTTTTAGAAGGATCTTTAAATCCCCAAACAATCCAAGATTTTATTGGACAATATGAGATATTGGATAATCTGAAAATTTTTATTCAGGCTGCTAAAAAAAGAAAAGAAGCTTTAGATCATATTTTATTTCATGGGCCTCCAGGATTGGGAAAAACAACACTTGCTCATATTGTGGCTAACGAATTATGTGTTAATATCACTGTAACTTCAGGATCTGTTTTAGATAAACCTGGAGATTTAGCTGGGTTATTGATTCATTTAAAAATAAACGATGTAATTTTTATTGATGAAATTCATCGTCTTTCTCCAATAGTTGAGGAATATTTGTATTCAGCTATGGAAAATTATAAAATAGATATTATCATAGATTCTGGATCTAATGCTAAATCAGTACAAATAGATTTATCTCCTTTTACTTTAGTTGGAGCAACTACAAGATCTGGTTTACTCACTGCTCCTATGCGTTCTAGATTCGGGATCAATTTTCGTCTTAATTATTATGAAAAAAAATTATTAAATCATATTGTAAATCGTAGTGCAAAATTCCTAAATATTCCAATTACGGAAGAAGCATCTTATGAGATTGCTAGCAGAAGTCGTGGAACTCCACGTATCGCCAATGCTTTATTACGTAGAATCCGTGATTTTGCTCAAATTAAAGGGAATGGGACTATTGATATTAACATATGCAATTTGGGATTACAAGCTCTCAATGTTGATAAACATGGATTAGATGAAATGGATAATAGGATTCTTTCATATATCATAGATCATTTTAAAGGAGGACCAGTGGGAATCAATACTATAGCGACGGCTGTTAGCGAAAATTCGGATACTATAGAAGAAGTTTATGAACCTTTTCTAATTCAGGAAGGATATTTAATTAGAACACCTAGAGGGAGAAAAACTACGAAATTAGCTTATAAACATATAAAACAAAATTTAAAAAAAATAGACTAA
- a CDS encoding adenylosuccinate synthase, giving the protein MPSNVIVGLQWGDEGKGKITDLLAKNSDYVIRYQGGNNSGHSIHIRNRYFVLHLVPSGVIYSGVKCIIGPGVVIDPKSLIQEIQNLESIGINTSKVFIAKRAHITMPYHRLLDKYQEEALGDKSIGTTQKGIGPTYEDKIARIGIRVLDLLNLETFYKKLKYNIDLKNKLFIKIFKKKPLIFQSIYEEYIEYAKILSDRIVDAVYEIHNAFHNKKKILFEGAQAMLLDINYGTYPYVTTSSTSTGGVCTGAGVPPHFLKNFIGITKAYCTRVGFGPFPTEIKSEICDGIRKKGNEYGATTKRPRRCGWLDLIALKYSCMINGVNCLVITKLDVLSELDIIKICVKYKYENKIIKYFPSNMKQDVKGIYIDHPGWKQDISHIHEYEDLPNNCKKYIKFIEDYLKLEVLLISVGSERNQNIIKNKSIFFRIFT; this is encoded by the coding sequence ATGCCTTCAAATGTTATTGTTGGCCTCCAATGGGGTGACGAGGGAAAAGGAAAAATAACAGACTTACTTGCTAAAAATTCGGATTATGTAATCCGTTATCAAGGAGGAAATAATTCAGGTCATTCTATTCATATTAGAAATCGTTATTTTGTTCTTCATTTAGTTCCTTCTGGAGTGATTTATTCTGGGGTAAAATGTATTATTGGTCCTGGAGTCGTAATTGATCCTAAATCTTTGATACAAGAAATACAAAATTTAGAATCAATAGGGATTAATACATCTAAAGTATTTATAGCAAAAAGAGCACATATTACCATGCCTTATCATCGTTTATTAGATAAATATCAAGAAGAAGCTTTAGGAGATAAATCAATTGGAACTACACAGAAAGGAATAGGTCCTACTTATGAAGATAAAATTGCACGTATAGGAATTCGTGTTTTGGATTTATTAAATTTAGAAACTTTTTATAAAAAATTAAAATATAATATTGATCTTAAAAACAAACTTTTTATCAAAATTTTTAAAAAAAAACCTCTTATTTTCCAGTCTATTTATGAAGAATACATAGAATATGCAAAAATTCTTTCTGATCGAATTGTTGACGCAGTTTATGAAATTCATAATGCTTTTCATAATAAAAAAAAGATTCTGTTTGAAGGGGCTCAAGCTATGTTATTGGATATAAACTATGGAACATATCCATATGTCACCACTTCTTCCACTTCTACAGGAGGTGTATGTACAGGGGCCGGAGTGCCTCCTCATTTTTTAAAAAATTTTATAGGAATAACAAAAGCATATTGTACTCGTGTAGGATTTGGCCCTTTTCCTACAGAAATAAAAAGTGAAATTTGTGATGGAATACGTAAAAAAGGAAATGAATATGGAGCTACTACAAAACGACCAAGACGATGTGGATGGTTGGATTTGATAGCTCTTAAATATTCTTGTATGATAAATGGGGTAAATTGTTTAGTTATTACTAAATTAGATGTTTTAAGTGAATTAGATATTATTAAAATATGTGTAAAATACAAATATGAGAACAAAATTATTAAATATTTTCCATCTAATATGAAACAAGACGTAAAAGGAATTTATATAGATCATCCTGGATGGAAACAAGATATATCTCATATTCATGAATACGAAGATTTACCAAACAATTGTAAAAAATATATTAAATTTATTGAAGATTATTTAAAATTAGAAGTATTATTAATTTCTGTAGGGTCTGAAAGAAATCAGAATATTATTAAAAATAAGTCTATATTTTTTAGAATTTTTACTTAG
- the purB gene encoding adenylosuccinate lyase: protein MEKYKNPLVERYSSKEMLYNFSPKKKFLTWRKLWLYLAEIQKELGLNISNEQIFDLKNNLHNIDWDRVFFYEKKFRHDVMAHLYAFGEKATVARPIIHLGATSAFLGDNTDIILIRDGLEILLKKLINVIFRLRNLSLEYHNIPTLAFTHYQPAQLITVGKRFALWLQSLLLDLDELEFRLKNIHFRGVKGTVGSADSFKELFDGDLQKVKDLEKKLSNKFRFKNVFSITGQTYDRKVDAQILNLLSNISQSSHKFSNDLRLLQNLKELEEPFEKEQIGSSAMAYKRNPIRSERMASLAKYVISLSNSSALVAATQWLERTLDDSANRRLVIGQSFLAVDSILMIWNNILENIVVYPNIIDKHIKEELPFLITESIIIECVKKGADRQDIHERIRIHSMATNDKMKLEGMENDFIKRILHDKKIPICEKKINQILNPKNFTGFSSDQTLEFLDTIVNPILNRFHHIIDFDISNMDRKI, encoded by the coding sequence GTGGAAAAATATAAAAACCCTTTAGTTGAACGATATAGTAGCAAAGAAATGTTATATAATTTTTCTCCAAAAAAAAAGTTTCTTACTTGGAGAAAATTATGGTTATATTTAGCAGAAATTCAAAAAGAACTAGGATTAAATATTAGCAATGAACAAATATTTGATTTAAAAAATAATTTACATAATATTGATTGGGATAGAGTTTTTTTTTATGAAAAAAAATTTAGACATGATGTCATGGCTCATTTATATGCTTTTGGAGAAAAAGCGACTGTAGCTAGACCTATTATTCATTTAGGTGCTACAAGTGCGTTTTTAGGGGATAATACGGATATTATTTTAATCCGTGATGGATTGGAAATTTTATTAAAAAAATTGATTAATGTAATTTTTCGTCTTAGAAATTTATCTTTAGAATATCATAATATTCCTACTTTAGCTTTTACTCATTATCAACCAGCTCAATTAATTACTGTAGGAAAACGTTTTGCTTTATGGTTACAAAGTCTACTTCTAGATTTAGACGAATTAGAATTTCGATTAAAAAATATTCATTTTAGAGGAGTTAAGGGAACTGTAGGGTCAGCAGATAGTTTTAAAGAATTATTTGATGGTGATTTACAAAAAGTAAAAGATTTGGAAAAAAAATTATCTAATAAATTTAGATTTAAAAATGTTTTTTCTATAACAGGACAAACTTACGATAGAAAAGTCGATGCTCAAATATTAAATTTGTTATCTAATATATCTCAATCTTCTCATAAATTTAGTAACGATTTACGTTTATTACAAAATTTAAAAGAATTGGAAGAGCCTTTTGAAAAAGAACAAATTGGATCTAGTGCGATGGCTTATAAACGGAATCCAATACGTAGTGAACGTATGGCCTCTTTAGCTAAATATGTTATTTCTTTATCGAATAGTTCAGCCTTAGTTGCAGCTACTCAATGGTTAGAACGGACTTTAGACGATTCTGCAAATAGAAGATTAGTTATAGGCCAATCATTTTTAGCTGTAGATTCTATTTTAATGATTTGGAATAATATATTAGAAAATATTGTTGTATATCCTAATATTATTGATAAACATATAAAAGAAGAGCTTCCTTTTTTAATTACTGAATCTATTATTATAGAATGTGTAAAAAAAGGAGCAGATAGACAGGATATTCATGAAAGAATCCGAATTCATTCTATGGCAACAAATGATAAAATGAAATTGGAAGGAATGGAAAATGATTTTATTAAACGTATTTTACATGATAAAAAAATACCCATATGTGAAAAAAAAATAAATCAAATTCTGAATCCTAAAAATTTTACAGGATTTTCTTCAGATCAAACTTTAGAATTTCTTGATACAATAGTTAATCCCATATTAAATCGTTTTCATCATATCATTGATTTCGATATATCTAATATGGATAGAAAAATTTAA
- a CDS encoding phosphoribosylformylglycinamidine synthase → MNFRIYIQKKRPFDIYSRKLYNEFKNMNISLSDIIIYYIYDIYNINEKLFLESLSKVFVDPVTDILHRKIHLNTLYIEYFPEEYDDRAYAAMQCIKVIDPKSTRVTIKAGQLIKLIGLKKKQDFYRIKKYYIKSCSNTRNKKNETKIIDNFINFSVEKITKIHNKCNFSMEINDLLFIQKYFYQEKRNPTESELRIFDVYWSDHCRHTTFFTTLIDISFYGSLKKTYQSIFNKYLKDRDSIGRSKYPINFMDLSSLPAIILDKKGKLMNYISSDEHNACIMMINVDFIENKKNEKWYLLFKNETHNHPTEIDPFGGAYTCVGGAIRDPLSGRAFVYQGIRLSGAADPLNLKTMNGKLPQHKICFESACGYSSYGNQIGLATTHVHEIYHNGYRAKRMEIGMVVGAVPADFVKQDKPRKGDIILIIGGLTGKEGIGGATDSSKEHNSDLKNHVKQKGDPIIERKIQRFFRKKKVISLIKKCNDFGAGGAAVAVGELSDSLVLYLDKIPVKDSKSSMEAIEIALSESQERMAVILDPKDVNKFIHFSHEENIMVVPIGEITDNKRIIFYYGTKEIFNVKSSFLNTKGSYKEQAVRVNSPISVSPFNKSKEISFSKKTFLNTLSELNIASQKSLVEMFDSTVGSTTVLMPFGGKYQMTPSEGSVQKIPVFKGNTNTVSLVSWGFHPEVSSWSPFHGGAYAIVECISKIVSMGGDYRNTYFSFQEYYQKLGKNPENWGKPFSALLGAYNAQMSLELASIGGKDSMSGTYKNFHVPPTFIAFGVSIGLCINIISPEFKKVGNKIYLYYHNSLENEMPDYDSIKSAYDQVYKGICSGKIVSVKTIKDGGISVAIAKMSFGNRLGAVIDYKDNLFEMNIGSLIIESSSSISDNNFIPIGEIISHEYLNFNGVSVGIDECIKNWEKTFSSIFSFYDEKKEENNIQNIKREKIKQKEKYNSFIWKCKFKKKGKPRVFIPIFPGTNGEFESIRAFEKEGSIVNTLIFKNLNNKDILESIFYFKKHIESVQILMFCGGFSAGDEPDGAAKFIVSILHNPHIQDAIKYFLDHDGLILGICNGFQGLIKSGLLPYGKICFRNHNSPTLTYNKIEKHISQCVHIKVISDHSPWLNGMKNKIYTLPISHSEGRFYARKETINILLNRNQIATQYVDLEGIPSSDRVYNPNGSIGAIEGLLSEDGKIYGRMTHPERYDHGLLKNIPNIHQHSIFKNAVQYFL, encoded by the coding sequence ATGAATTTCAGAATTTATATACAAAAAAAAAGGCCTTTTGATATTTATTCTAGAAAATTGTACAATGAATTCAAAAATATGAATATTTCATTGTCTGATATAATTATTTATTACATATATGATATATATAACATCAATGAAAAACTTTTTTTAGAAAGTTTATCAAAAGTTTTTGTGGATCCTGTTACAGATATTTTGCATAGAAAAATACATTTGAATACTTTATATATAGAATATTTTCCAGAAGAATATGATGATCGAGCTTATGCAGCTATGCAATGTATAAAAGTTATAGATCCAAAATCGACTAGAGTTACCATAAAAGCAGGCCAATTAATTAAATTAATTGGCCTAAAAAAGAAACAGGATTTTTATAGAATTAAAAAGTATTACATTAAATCATGCTCAAATACACGAAATAAAAAGAATGAGACTAAAATTATAGATAATTTTATTAATTTTTCGGTTGAAAAAATCACAAAAATCCATAATAAATGTAATTTTTCTATGGAAATTAATGATTTACTATTTATACAGAAATATTTCTATCAAGAAAAACGAAATCCAACAGAATCAGAATTACGTATATTTGATGTTTATTGGTCTGACCATTGTCGTCATACTACATTTTTTACAACATTAATAGATATATCTTTTTATGGTTCATTAAAAAAAACATATCAAAGTATTTTTAATAAATATTTAAAGGATAGAGATTCAATAGGAAGATCAAAATATCCTATAAATTTTATGGATTTATCTAGTCTTCCTGCTATAATTCTTGATAAAAAGGGAAAATTAATGAATTATATTTCATCAGACGAACATAATGCGTGTATTATGATGATAAATGTAGATTTCATAGAAAATAAAAAAAATGAAAAGTGGTATTTATTATTTAAAAATGAAACTCATAACCATCCTACTGAAATAGACCCTTTTGGAGGGGCCTATACTTGTGTAGGAGGAGCGATTCGTGATCCTTTATCGGGTCGAGCTTTTGTTTATCAAGGAATTAGATTGAGTGGAGCTGCTGATCCTCTCAATTTAAAAACTATGAATGGAAAATTACCACAACATAAAATTTGTTTTGAATCCGCTTGTGGTTATAGTTCTTATGGAAATCAAATAGGATTAGCAACAACTCATGTACATGAAATATATCATAATGGATATAGAGCGAAACGAATGGAAATTGGAATGGTTGTTGGGGCCGTTCCTGCTGATTTTGTAAAACAGGACAAACCAAGAAAAGGGGATATCATTTTGATAATTGGTGGATTGACGGGAAAAGAAGGAATTGGAGGAGCTACAGATTCTTCTAAAGAACATAATTCTGATTTAAAAAATCATGTTAAACAAAAAGGGGATCCAATAATAGAAAGAAAAATTCAAAGATTTTTTAGAAAAAAAAAAGTTATTTCTTTGATAAAAAAATGCAATGATTTTGGAGCTGGAGGAGCAGCTGTAGCTGTAGGTGAATTAAGCGATAGTTTAGTCCTTTATTTAGATAAAATACCAGTCAAGGATTCAAAAAGTAGTATGGAGGCTATAGAAATTGCCCTTTCTGAATCTCAAGAACGTATGGCAGTAATATTAGATCCCAAAGATGTGAATAAATTTATTCATTTTTCTCATGAAGAAAATATCATGGTTGTACCTATCGGTGAAATAACTGATAATAAACGTATCATTTTTTATTATGGAACAAAAGAAATTTTTAATGTAAAAAGTTCTTTTTTGAATACAAAAGGTTCTTATAAAGAACAAGCTGTTCGTGTGAATTCTCCTATTTCAGTTTCCCCTTTTAATAAATCAAAAGAAATTTCTTTTAGTAAAAAAACATTTTTAAACACTCTTTCTGAATTAAATATAGCTTCTCAAAAAAGTTTAGTAGAAATGTTTGATAGTACTGTAGGTTCTACTACAGTTTTAATGCCTTTTGGAGGAAAATATCAAATGACTCCATCTGAAGGAAGTGTACAAAAAATTCCTGTTTTTAAAGGAAATACAAATACAGTTAGTTTAGTTTCTTGGGGATTTCATCCTGAAGTTTCTAGTTGGAGTCCTTTTCATGGAGGGGCTTATGCTATTGTGGAGTGTATTTCTAAAATTGTTTCTATGGGAGGTGATTACAGAAATACTTATTTTAGTTTTCAAGAATATTATCAAAAATTGGGGAAAAATCCAGAAAATTGGGGGAAACCTTTTTCTGCTTTATTAGGAGCGTATAATGCTCAAATGTCATTAGAATTAGCTTCGATAGGGGGAAAAGATTCTATGTCTGGAACATATAAGAATTTTCATGTTCCGCCAACATTTATTGCTTTTGGTGTATCTATAGGTTTATGTATCAATATTATATCTCCTGAATTTAAAAAAGTAGGAAATAAAATTTATTTGTATTATCACAATTCATTAGAAAATGAAATGCCAGATTATGATTCTATAAAAAGTGCCTATGATCAGGTTTATAAAGGGATTTGTTCTGGAAAAATTGTTTCTGTAAAAACAATTAAAGATGGAGGGATATCCGTTGCTATTGCCAAAATGTCTTTTGGAAATCGTTTAGGAGCAGTCATTGACTATAAAGATAATTTATTTGAAATGAATATAGGATCCTTAATTATAGAATCTTCTTCTTCCATTTCAGACAATAATTTTATTCCAATAGGAGAAATCATTTCTCATGAATATTTAAACTTTAATGGAGTATCTGTTGGTATAGATGAATGTATAAAAAATTGGGAAAAAACTTTTTCTTCCATTTTTTCTTTTTACGATGAAAAAAAAGAAGAAAATAATATTCAAAATATAAAACGAGAAAAAATTAAACAAAAAGAAAAATATAATTCTTTCATATGGAAATGTAAATTTAAAAAAAAAGGGAAACCTAGGGTATTTATTCCTATATTTCCTGGAACAAATGGAGAATTTGAATCGATTCGTGCATTTGAAAAAGAGGGATCTATCGTAAATACTTTAATATTTAAAAATCTAAATAATAAAGATATTCTGGAATCCATATTTTATTTTAAAAAGCATATAGAATCTGTACAAATATTGATGTTTTGTGGAGGTTTTAGTGCTGGAGATGAACCAGATGGGGCTGCTAAATTTATTGTATCTATCTTACATAATCCACATATTCAAGATGCTATTAAATATTTTCTTGATCACGATGGGTTAATTTTAGGAATTTGTAATGGATTTCAAGGATTGATAAAATCCGGATTATTACCTTATGGTAAAATTTGTTTTAGAAATCATAATTCTCCTACATTGACCTATAATAAAATAGAAAAACATATATCCCAGTGTGTTCATATTAAAGTGATTTCTGATCACTCTCCATGGTTAAATGGAATGAAAAATAAAATATATACTCTTCCCATATC